Proteins encoded in a region of the Poecilia reticulata strain Guanapo linkage group LG14, Guppy_female_1.0+MT, whole genome shotgun sequence genome:
- the zw10 gene encoding centromere/kinetochore protein zw10 homolog isoform X1 produces MASFVTEVLASSGKLEKEDLASKISRMSRKVEDTKEEVCDMINKKYSEFLPNLQASEDLMQQVDMVSKEMETLKNCIEFEVQQNIHVAVNEYIKLKQQLEKNTLIIKMLEHLKEFHSAMEDFNKTLQEKKYVDAATHLEKARKNVDSLKDWKTSQVPLLSSLTSELTVQRENLIYHLGDEWKRLVIWRVPSTKESAGPKTFHKVELVLSEACSKDVEQKPTPLLCSVLQALAIQGDLQNKIKLFSQVLLKNMLKPLVMYASLELIVSEQHGEGTILGLECLEEENKERSTPSQVYKKLLLLLKTLHTHLLDVSIGDKKLSAILGELIWEEMSKCIIHDCLVYSIPTNSSELERYNIVIKETEAFEEALKNVEYLQVDSTDLLKYARDVNCHFASKKCRDVIVAARKLMTSKMHNTVKISPESKLRLPKLPPPGSEVKVKQEVVKEEVSMENSKQLSACSLRLPACRISESVQQLMELAVNTLCEAVGSSTQCSLQLFFTVRNIFQLFYDVVPTYHKENLLKFPHLAAVQHNNCMYLAHHLLTLGHHFRAHLPQPLSEGVATFVDMVPGFRKLGAQCFLAQLNVQRAELLERLATAHNFSNLDDEDNYTATSKAVRQVIHQLKQLGTVWQDVLPVSIYCKTMGNLLNTAITEIIAKVMMLEDISSEDGEHLHTLCQTIIEEGPLVFTPLAEENKNKKYQEEVPLYVKKWSAFKELVIVLRANLQEIVDRWTDGKGPLAVEFSSLEVKSLVRALFQNTERRAVALTKIK; encoded by the exons ATGGCTTCGTTTGTTACCGAGGTGCTCGCCAGCTCCGGGAAGCTGGAGAAAGAGGACCTGGCCAGCAAAATAAGCAGAATGTCCCGGAAGGTGGAAGATACCAAG GAGGAAGTGTGCGACATGATAAACAAAAAGTACAGTGAATTTCTCCCAAACCTTCAAGCATCAGAGGACCTGATGCAGCAGGTTGATATGGTCTCTAAAGAAatggaaacacttaaaaactgcattgaatTTGAG GTGCAGCAGAACATCCATGTGGCAGTGAATGAATACATtaagctgaagcagcagctggagaagaaCACTCTGATCATAAAAATGCTTGAACATTTAAAAGAG TTTCACAGTGCGATGGAAGACTTTAACAAAACACTACAGGAGAAAAAGTATGTTGATGCTGCCACCCATCTGGAAAAA GCAAGAAAAAACGTGGATTCACTGAAGGATTGGAAAACATCCCAGGTGCCTCTGCTTAGTTCCCTGACCTCTGAGCTGACCGTGCAGAGAGAGAATTTAATTTACCATCTGGGAGACGAGTGGAAGCGCCTCGTCATCTGGAGAGTACCGTCCACAAAGG aATCTGCAGGTCCGAAGACCTTCCATAAGGTAGAGCTGGTGCTGAGTGAAGCCTGCAGTAAAGATGTTGAGCAGAAGCCAACCCCCCTGCTGTGCTCCGTCCTGCAAGCTCTAGCGATCCAAGGAGATCTTCAGAACAAGATCAAACTCTTCA gtCAGGTGCTGTTGAAGAACATGCTGAAGCCGCTGGTTATGTACGCATCCCTTGAGCTTATTGTATCCGAGCAACATGGTGAGGGAACCATTTTGGGTCTGGAGTGTTTAGAGGAGGAGAACAAGGAGCGATCCACTCCTTCTCAAGTCTACAAGAAACTACTGCTCTTGTTAAAGAccctacacacacacctgctgg atGTTTCCATTGGAGACAAAAAGCTCTCTGCTATCCTTGGAGAGTTGATTTGGGAGGAAATGTCAAAGTGCATCATCCATGACTGTCTTGTGTACTCTATACCCACCAACAGCAGCGAGCTTGAAAGATACAACATT GTgattaaagagacggaggcatTCGAGGAGGCTCTGAAGAATGTGGAGTATCTGCAGGTAGATTCCACAGATCTGCTCAAATACGCCAGAGATGTCAACTGTCACTTTGCCAGCAAGAAGTGCAGGGATGTCATCGTAGCGGCGCGCAAGCTCATGACCTCCAAGATGCACAACACAGTTAAA ATCAGCCCTGAGTCGAAACTGCGGCTGCCCAAACTGCCTCCTCCCGGTTCAGAGGTGAAAGTGAAGCAGGAGGTGGTGAAGGAAGAGGTGTCGATGGAGAACTCCAAGCAGTTGTCTGCCTGCAGTCTACGCCTGCCAGCCTGTCGCATCAGCGAGTCTGTGCAACAGCTGATGGAGCTGGCGGTCAACACGCTGTGTGAAGCTGTAGGAAGCTCCACTCAGTG CTCCTTGCAGCTCTTCTTCACtgttagaaacatttttcagcttttctatGATGTTGTGCCGACGTACCACAA gGAGAACCTACTCAAGTTTCCCCACCTTGCTGCTGTCCAGCACAACAACTGCATGTACTTGGCGCACCACCTGCTCACACTGGGGCACCATTTTCGAGCCCACCTGCCGCAGCCCCTCAGCGAGGGCGTCGCCACTTTCGTTGACATGGTGCCTGGATTCAGGAAACTGG GTGCTCAGTGCTTTTTGGCCCAGCTGAACGTCCAGAGAGCTGAACTCCTTGAGAGACTGGCCACGGCTCACAACTTCAGCAACCTGGACGATGAGGACAACTACACTGCAACCAGCAAAGCAGTAAGACAG gtgatTCATCAGCTGAAGCAGCTGGGAACTGTGTGGCAGGACGTGCTTCCTGTCAGCATCTATTGTAAAACCATGGGCAACCTGCTCAACACAGCCATCACAGAAATTATTGCTAAAGTCATGATGCttgag GACATTTCCTCTGAGGACGGAGAGCACCTCCATACCCTGTGCCAGACTATCATTGAGGAAGGCCCGCTGGTGTTTACTCCCCTGGCTGAGGAGAACAAAAATAAGAAGTATCAGGAGGAGGTGCCGCTCTACGTGAAGAAGTGGAGCGCTTTCAAGGAGCTCGTCATCGTGCTGCGAGCCAACCTGCAAGAGATCGTTGACAG ATGGACTGATGGTAAGGGTCCACTGGCTGTAGAGTTCTCCAGTTTGGAGGTGAAGAGTCTGGTCCGAGCTCTGTTTCAGAACACTGAGAGGAGAGCTGTTGCTTTAACCAAGATCAAATAG
- the zw10 gene encoding centromere/kinetochore protein zw10 homolog isoform X2, producing the protein MASFVTEVLASSGKLEKEDLASKISRMSRKVEDTKEEVCDMINKKYSEFLPNLQASEDLMQQVQQNIHVAVNEYIKLKQQLEKNTLIIKMLEHLKEFHSAMEDFNKTLQEKKYVDAATHLEKARKNVDSLKDWKTSQVPLLSSLTSELTVQRENLIYHLGDEWKRLVIWRVPSTKESAGPKTFHKVELVLSEACSKDVEQKPTPLLCSVLQALAIQGDLQNKIKLFSQVLLKNMLKPLVMYASLELIVSEQHGEGTILGLECLEEENKERSTPSQVYKKLLLLLKTLHTHLLDVSIGDKKLSAILGELIWEEMSKCIIHDCLVYSIPTNSSELERYNIVIKETEAFEEALKNVEYLQVDSTDLLKYARDVNCHFASKKCRDVIVAARKLMTSKMHNTVKISPESKLRLPKLPPPGSEVKVKQEVVKEEVSMENSKQLSACSLRLPACRISESVQQLMELAVNTLCEAVGSSTQCSLQLFFTVRNIFQLFYDVVPTYHKENLLKFPHLAAVQHNNCMYLAHHLLTLGHHFRAHLPQPLSEGVATFVDMVPGFRKLGAQCFLAQLNVQRAELLERLATAHNFSNLDDEDNYTATSKAVRQVIHQLKQLGTVWQDVLPVSIYCKTMGNLLNTAITEIIAKVMMLEDISSEDGEHLHTLCQTIIEEGPLVFTPLAEENKNKKYQEEVPLYVKKWSAFKELVIVLRANLQEIVDRWTDGKGPLAVEFSSLEVKSLVRALFQNTERRAVALTKIK; encoded by the exons ATGGCTTCGTTTGTTACCGAGGTGCTCGCCAGCTCCGGGAAGCTGGAGAAAGAGGACCTGGCCAGCAAAATAAGCAGAATGTCCCGGAAGGTGGAAGATACCAAG GAGGAAGTGTGCGACATGATAAACAAAAAGTACAGTGAATTTCTCCCAAACCTTCAAGCATCAGAGGACCTGATGCAGCAG GTGCAGCAGAACATCCATGTGGCAGTGAATGAATACATtaagctgaagcagcagctggagaagaaCACTCTGATCATAAAAATGCTTGAACATTTAAAAGAG TTTCACAGTGCGATGGAAGACTTTAACAAAACACTACAGGAGAAAAAGTATGTTGATGCTGCCACCCATCTGGAAAAA GCAAGAAAAAACGTGGATTCACTGAAGGATTGGAAAACATCCCAGGTGCCTCTGCTTAGTTCCCTGACCTCTGAGCTGACCGTGCAGAGAGAGAATTTAATTTACCATCTGGGAGACGAGTGGAAGCGCCTCGTCATCTGGAGAGTACCGTCCACAAAGG aATCTGCAGGTCCGAAGACCTTCCATAAGGTAGAGCTGGTGCTGAGTGAAGCCTGCAGTAAAGATGTTGAGCAGAAGCCAACCCCCCTGCTGTGCTCCGTCCTGCAAGCTCTAGCGATCCAAGGAGATCTTCAGAACAAGATCAAACTCTTCA gtCAGGTGCTGTTGAAGAACATGCTGAAGCCGCTGGTTATGTACGCATCCCTTGAGCTTATTGTATCCGAGCAACATGGTGAGGGAACCATTTTGGGTCTGGAGTGTTTAGAGGAGGAGAACAAGGAGCGATCCACTCCTTCTCAAGTCTACAAGAAACTACTGCTCTTGTTAAAGAccctacacacacacctgctgg atGTTTCCATTGGAGACAAAAAGCTCTCTGCTATCCTTGGAGAGTTGATTTGGGAGGAAATGTCAAAGTGCATCATCCATGACTGTCTTGTGTACTCTATACCCACCAACAGCAGCGAGCTTGAAAGATACAACATT GTgattaaagagacggaggcatTCGAGGAGGCTCTGAAGAATGTGGAGTATCTGCAGGTAGATTCCACAGATCTGCTCAAATACGCCAGAGATGTCAACTGTCACTTTGCCAGCAAGAAGTGCAGGGATGTCATCGTAGCGGCGCGCAAGCTCATGACCTCCAAGATGCACAACACAGTTAAA ATCAGCCCTGAGTCGAAACTGCGGCTGCCCAAACTGCCTCCTCCCGGTTCAGAGGTGAAAGTGAAGCAGGAGGTGGTGAAGGAAGAGGTGTCGATGGAGAACTCCAAGCAGTTGTCTGCCTGCAGTCTACGCCTGCCAGCCTGTCGCATCAGCGAGTCTGTGCAACAGCTGATGGAGCTGGCGGTCAACACGCTGTGTGAAGCTGTAGGAAGCTCCACTCAGTG CTCCTTGCAGCTCTTCTTCACtgttagaaacatttttcagcttttctatGATGTTGTGCCGACGTACCACAA gGAGAACCTACTCAAGTTTCCCCACCTTGCTGCTGTCCAGCACAACAACTGCATGTACTTGGCGCACCACCTGCTCACACTGGGGCACCATTTTCGAGCCCACCTGCCGCAGCCCCTCAGCGAGGGCGTCGCCACTTTCGTTGACATGGTGCCTGGATTCAGGAAACTGG GTGCTCAGTGCTTTTTGGCCCAGCTGAACGTCCAGAGAGCTGAACTCCTTGAGAGACTGGCCACGGCTCACAACTTCAGCAACCTGGACGATGAGGACAACTACACTGCAACCAGCAAAGCAGTAAGACAG gtgatTCATCAGCTGAAGCAGCTGGGAACTGTGTGGCAGGACGTGCTTCCTGTCAGCATCTATTGTAAAACCATGGGCAACCTGCTCAACACAGCCATCACAGAAATTATTGCTAAAGTCATGATGCttgag GACATTTCCTCTGAGGACGGAGAGCACCTCCATACCCTGTGCCAGACTATCATTGAGGAAGGCCCGCTGGTGTTTACTCCCCTGGCTGAGGAGAACAAAAATAAGAAGTATCAGGAGGAGGTGCCGCTCTACGTGAAGAAGTGGAGCGCTTTCAAGGAGCTCGTCATCGTGCTGCGAGCCAACCTGCAAGAGATCGTTGACAG ATGGACTGATGGTAAGGGTCCACTGGCTGTAGAGTTCTCCAGTTTGGAGGTGAAGAGTCTGGTCCGAGCTCTGTTTCAGAACACTGAGAGGAGAGCTGTTGCTTTAACCAAGATCAAATAG